In Nocardia asteroides, the following proteins share a genomic window:
- the hrcA gene encoding heat-inducible transcriptional repressor HrcA produces MASSTEDRRFEVLRAIVADYVATKEPIGSKSLVERHSLGVSSATIRNDMAVLEAEGYITQPHTSSGRIPTDKGYREFVDRIAEVKPLSGAERRAIMEFLESGVDLDDVLRRGVRLLAQLTRQVAVVQYPTVSASTVRHIEVVALNPARLLLVVITDTGRVDQRLVDLGTVISDDDLAAVRGLLGGAMDGKLLSVASASVAGLPERAPAKIRDVLVRVSTVLVETLVEHPEERLVLGGTANLTRNVADFGFPGSLRTVLEALEEQVIVLKLLAAAQQPGQVTVQIGEETQVEQMRGTSVVSTGYGAAGAVLGGMGVLGPTRMDYPGTMASVATVARYIGEVLAER; encoded by the coding sequence ATGGCGTCGAGCACCGAGGATCGGCGGTTCGAGGTCCTGCGAGCGATCGTCGCGGACTACGTCGCCACCAAGGAACCGATCGGCTCCAAGTCGCTCGTGGAACGGCACAGCCTGGGTGTATCCAGCGCCACCATCCGCAACGACATGGCGGTGCTGGAGGCGGAGGGATACATCACCCAGCCGCACACCAGCTCCGGCCGCATCCCCACCGACAAGGGCTATCGCGAGTTCGTCGACCGTATTGCCGAGGTGAAGCCGCTCTCGGGCGCCGAGCGCCGGGCGATCATGGAATTCCTGGAATCCGGCGTCGACCTCGACGACGTCCTGCGCCGCGGCGTGCGGCTGCTGGCGCAGCTCACCCGGCAGGTCGCGGTGGTGCAGTACCCGACGGTCTCCGCCTCCACGGTGCGCCACATCGAGGTCGTCGCGCTCAACCCCGCCCGCCTGCTGCTCGTGGTCATCACCGACACCGGCCGGGTCGACCAGCGCCTCGTCGACCTGGGCACGGTGATCTCCGACGACGATCTGGCGGCGGTGCGCGGCCTGCTCGGCGGTGCCATGGACGGCAAGCTGCTGTCGGTGGCCAGTGCGTCGGTGGCCGGCCTGCCCGAACGGGCGCCCGCCAAGATCAGGGATGTCCTCGTCCGGGTCTCGACTGTGCTGGTGGAGACCCTGGTGGAGCATCCGGAGGAACGGCTCGTCCTCGGCGGCACCGCCAATCTCACCCGTAATGTCGCCGACTTCGGCTTCCCCGGCTCCCTGCGCACCGTGCTGGAGGCGCTGGAGGAGCAGGTCATCGTGCTGAAACTGCTCGCCGCGGCGCAGCAACCGGGCCAGGTGACGGTGCAGATCGGCGAAGAGACCCAGGTGGAGCAGATGCGCGGCACCTCGGTGGTGTCCACCGGCTACGGCGCGGCGGGCGCAGTGCTGGGCGGGATGGGTGTGCTCGGCCCCACCCGGATGGACTATCCGGGAACAATGGCCTCGGTGGCCACTGTTGCCCGGTACATCGGCGAGGTGCTCGCCGAAAGGTGA
- the dnaJ gene encoding molecular chaperone DnaJ → MARDYYGLLGVGKNATDQELKRAYRKLARELHPDVNPDEAAQAKFKEVSTAYEVLTDPEKRRIVDLGGDPLENGGGGAGFSGAGFGGLGDVFEAFFGGMSGQGGGARKPRGRVQPGADSLIRTRLSLAECAVGVTKHLTVDTAILCDICQGAGTNGNSKPVRCETCDGAGEVQSVQRSFLGQVLTSRPCPTCRGAGETIPDPCHKCGGDGRVRARREIAAPIPAGVANGMRVRLAAQGEVGPGGGHAGDLYVEVVEQPHDTFVRDGDDLHCTVRVPMVDAILGTTVVVDTILDGPTELTIAAGTQPGEIIQLRAHGMPRLRSGARGDLLAHLDIVVPSKLDGKQTDLLRKFKGLRDKDRAEVMSAQSEHNSGLFARLRASFSGR, encoded by the coding sequence GTGGCACGGGACTACTACGGACTGCTCGGCGTCGGCAAGAACGCCACCGACCAGGAGCTCAAGCGCGCCTACCGCAAGCTGGCGCGGGAACTCCACCCCGATGTGAACCCGGACGAGGCCGCTCAGGCCAAGTTCAAGGAAGTCTCCACCGCCTACGAGGTGCTGACCGACCCGGAGAAGCGCCGGATCGTCGACCTCGGTGGTGACCCGCTCGAAAACGGCGGCGGCGGAGCCGGATTCAGTGGCGCCGGTTTCGGCGGCCTCGGCGACGTCTTCGAGGCGTTCTTCGGCGGCATGAGCGGCCAGGGCGGCGGCGCGCGCAAACCGCGTGGTCGCGTGCAGCCCGGCGCCGACTCGCTGATCCGCACCCGGCTGAGCCTGGCCGAATGCGCGGTCGGTGTCACCAAGCACCTGACCGTCGACACCGCCATCCTCTGCGACATCTGCCAGGGCGCGGGCACCAACGGCAACTCCAAGCCCGTCCGCTGTGAGACCTGCGACGGCGCCGGTGAGGTGCAGTCGGTGCAGCGTTCCTTCCTCGGCCAGGTCCTCACCTCGCGGCCCTGCCCCACCTGCCGCGGCGCGGGCGAGACCATCCCCGACCCCTGCCACAAGTGCGGCGGCGACGGCCGGGTGCGCGCCCGCCGCGAGATCGCCGCGCCGATCCCGGCCGGTGTCGCCAACGGCATGCGGGTGCGGCTCGCCGCGCAGGGTGAGGTCGGCCCCGGTGGCGGTCACGCCGGTGACCTCTACGTCGAGGTCGTCGAGCAGCCGCACGACACCTTCGTCCGCGACGGCGACGACCTGCACTGCACCGTGCGTGTCCCGATGGTCGACGCGATCCTGGGCACCACCGTGGTCGTCGACACCATCCTGGACGGCCCGACCGAGCTGACCATCGCGGCGGGCACCCAGCCCGGCGAGATCATCCAGCTGCGCGCCCACGGCATGCCGCGGCTGCGTTCGGGCGCCCGCGGTGACCTGCTGGCCCACCTCGACATCGTCGTGCCCAGCAAACTGGACGGTAAGCAGACCGATCTGCTGCGCAAGTTCAAGGGCCTGCGCGACAAGGACCGCGCCGAGGTGATGTCGGCCCAGTCCGAGCACAACAGCGGCCTGTTCGCCCGCCTGCGCGCCTCCTTCAGCGGACGCTGA
- a CDS encoding 16S rRNA (uracil(1498)-N(3))-methyltransferase, whose amino-acid sequence MAATVFYLDEVPAPGAVAVLDGPEGRHAATVRRIKVGEPITLSDGRGVLAESEVVAAQKDRLELAVRNRVLAPPVTPPVTVVQALPKSDRSELAVELMTEAGADVIVPWQAARCVANWEAKAAKGIEKWRAAAKSAARQSRRAYIPEVAELHRTRDLVELVRKAKGDGAIVAALHESGAGRFTELPLAEASEVVLIVGPEGGLDDTELGALAEAGADIVLLGPTVLRTSTAAAVALGALGALTPRW is encoded by the coding sequence GTGGCCGCGACGGTCTTCTACCTCGACGAGGTACCCGCCCCGGGCGCCGTCGCGGTCCTCGACGGTCCGGAGGGTCGCCACGCGGCGACCGTGCGCCGGATCAAGGTCGGCGAGCCGATCACCCTGTCCGACGGACGCGGGGTGCTGGCCGAGTCGGAAGTCGTCGCGGCCCAGAAGGACCGGCTCGAACTCGCGGTGCGCAACCGGGTGCTCGCGCCGCCGGTCACCCCGCCGGTGACCGTGGTGCAGGCACTGCCCAAGTCGGATCGCTCCGAGCTGGCGGTGGAACTGATGACCGAGGCGGGCGCCGACGTCATCGTGCCGTGGCAGGCCGCGCGCTGTGTCGCCAACTGGGAAGCCAAGGCGGCCAAAGGGATCGAGAAGTGGCGTGCTGCCGCGAAATCGGCGGCCCGGCAGTCCCGGCGTGCCTACATACCCGAGGTCGCCGAGCTGCACCGCACCCGCGACCTGGTGGAGCTGGTACGAAAAGCCAAGGGCGACGGCGCGATCGTGGCCGCGTTGCACGAGTCCGGCGCGGGCAGGTTCACCGAACTGCCGCTGGCCGAGGCGAGCGAGGTCGTCCTGATCGTCGGCCCCGAGGGCGGCCTGGACGACACCGAACTCGGCGCGCTGGCCGAGGCCGGTGCCGACATCGTGCTGCTCGGCCCGACCGTGCTGCGCACCTCGACGGCGGCCGCGGTGGCACTGGGTGCTCTCGGCGCCCTCACCCCGCGCTGGTAG
- a CDS encoding PhoH family protein: protein MGAGGNNAGPAARTVRSSIELAPESVFPFLGSADQNLRQLEKLLPADIHVRGNTVTITGKAGDVALAERVIEQLVALTGRNRVITPEAVRHTVSMLTEGVSESPAEVLSLDILSRRGKTIRPKTLNQKRYVDAIDANTIVFGIGPAGTGKTYLAMAKAVQALQSKQVTRIILTRPAVEAGERLGFLPGTLNDKIDPYLRPLYDALHDMMDPEAIPKLLASGVIEVAPLAYMRGRSLNDSFIILDEAQNTTAEQMKMFLTRLGFGSKMVVTGDISQVDLPNGQRSGLRAASEILTDIDDIHFSELTSADVVRHRLVSDIVDAYDRYESDTRTVPGPHYPGNRAQRRAAGRANRG from the coding sequence ATCGGCGCAGGCGGTAACAACGCGGGTCCCGCGGCGCGAACCGTGCGTTCCAGCATCGAACTCGCCCCGGAGTCTGTCTTCCCGTTCCTCGGCTCGGCCGATCAGAATCTGCGTCAGCTGGAGAAACTGCTCCCGGCCGACATCCATGTCCGCGGCAACACCGTCACCATCACCGGCAAGGCCGGCGATGTGGCGCTGGCCGAACGCGTCATCGAGCAGCTCGTCGCGCTGACCGGGCGTAATCGGGTGATCACCCCCGAGGCGGTCCGGCACACCGTGTCCATGCTCACCGAAGGCGTGTCCGAATCGCCCGCCGAGGTGCTCAGCCTGGACATCCTGTCCCGGCGCGGCAAGACCATCCGACCCAAGACGCTGAACCAGAAGCGCTATGTCGACGCGATCGACGCCAACACCATCGTGTTCGGCATCGGTCCCGCCGGCACCGGCAAGACCTATCTGGCGATGGCCAAGGCGGTGCAGGCCCTGCAGTCCAAGCAGGTCACCCGCATCATCCTGACCAGGCCCGCGGTCGAGGCGGGGGAGCGGCTCGGCTTCCTGCCGGGCACCCTCAACGACAAGATCGACCCGTATCTGCGGCCGCTCTACGACGCCCTGCACGACATGATGGACCCGGAGGCGATCCCCAAGCTGCTCGCCTCCGGTGTCATCGAGGTCGCGCCGCTGGCGTACATGCGTGGCCGCAGCCTCAACGATTCGTTCATCATCCTCGACGAGGCGCAGAACACCACGGCCGAGCAGATGAAGATGTTCCTGACCCGCCTGGGCTTCGGCTCGAAGATGGTGGTCACCGGTGACATCTCGCAGGTCGACCTGCCCAACGGGCAGCGGTCGGGTCTGCGCGCGGCCTCGGAGATCCTCACCGACATCGACGACATCCACTTCTCGGAGCTGACCAGCGCCGATGTGGTGCGGCACCGGCTGGTGTCCGACATCGTCGACGCCTACGACCGGTACGAGTCCGACACCCGGACGGTCCCCGGCCCGCACTACCCGGGCAACCGGGCGCAGCGCCGTGCCGCGGGCCGGGCGAACCGGGGGTAA
- the ybeY gene encoding rRNA maturation RNase YbeY translates to MSIEIANESGMDVPEEDLVSVARFVIGRMDVHPAAELSMVLVDLDTMADLHVRWMDLPGPTDVMSFPMDELEPGGRPDSPEPGPSMLGDIVLCPEFAMGQAQKAGHSLDHELALLTVHGVLHLLGYDHAEPEEEKEMFALQGQLLEEWYVSLREEQRRAELAERDARLLGKAGFTAPGDALGPA, encoded by the coding sequence GTGAGCATCGAGATCGCCAACGAATCGGGCATGGACGTCCCCGAAGAAGACCTGGTCAGCGTGGCACGGTTCGTGATCGGCCGGATGGACGTGCATCCCGCCGCCGAGCTGTCCATGGTGCTCGTGGATCTCGACACCATGGCCGACCTGCACGTGCGCTGGATGGATCTGCCCGGCCCCACCGATGTGATGTCGTTCCCGATGGACGAGCTCGAGCCCGGCGGTCGCCCCGACAGCCCCGAGCCCGGTCCCTCGATGCTCGGTGACATCGTGCTGTGTCCGGAGTTCGCGATGGGTCAGGCGCAGAAGGCCGGCCATTCGCTCGATCACGAGCTGGCCCTGCTCACCGTGCACGGCGTGCTCCACCTGCTCGGCTACGACCACGCCGAGCCGGAGGAGGAGAAGGAGATGTTCGCGCTGCAGGGCCAGCTGCTCGAGGAGTGGTACGTGAGCCTGCGCGAGGAACAGCGTCGCGCCGAGCTCGCCGAACGCGATGCCAGACTGCTCGGCAAGGCCGGTTTCACCGCACCCGGTGACGCGCTGGGCCCCGCGTGA
- a CDS encoding hemolysin family protein, protein MTSLTQILLATVLIGLGGVFAGVDSALNTVSRARLDDMVREERPGAARLRKIVDDRPRYVNLMVLLRILCEITATVLLAAATLELWRTSTALLVTAAVMVVISYVVIGVGPRTLGRQHAYSIALGAAVPLQIIGAVLSPVSRLLILLGNAITPGKGFRNGPFASEIELREVVDMARERGVVADDERRMIQSVFELGDTAARAVMVPRTEMVWIEADKTAAQAMSLAVRSGHSRIPVVGENVDDVLGVVYLKDLVPYADRSRKVTVREVMRPAVFVPDSKPLDDLLDEMQRRRNHMALLIDEYGGIAGLVTIEDVLEEIVGEIADEYDTDETPPVEDLGDGRYRVSARLSVEDLGELYGLEIEDEDVDTVGGLLAHELGRVPLPGSKVTVHGLVLRGEGGADARGRMRVNTVLVRRDTPEKDKKADNGRQSRTNGTDETAAPTAATVPDDNGETHE, encoded by the coding sequence GTGACCTCACTGACCCAGATCCTGCTGGCGACCGTGCTGATCGGTCTCGGCGGCGTCTTCGCCGGGGTCGACTCGGCCCTGAACACGGTGTCCAGGGCCCGCCTGGACGACATGGTCCGCGAGGAACGGCCCGGCGCCGCCCGCCTGCGCAAGATCGTCGACGACCGGCCGCGGTACGTGAATCTCATGGTGCTGCTGCGCATCCTGTGCGAGATCACCGCCACCGTGCTGCTGGCCGCCGCCACCCTCGAACTGTGGCGCACCAGCACCGCGCTGCTGGTCACCGCCGCGGTGATGGTGGTGATCTCCTACGTCGTGATCGGGGTCGGGCCGCGTACGCTCGGCCGCCAGCACGCGTATTCGATCGCGCTCGGCGCCGCTGTGCCGCTGCAGATCATCGGCGCGGTGCTGAGCCCGGTGAGCAGACTGCTGATCCTGCTCGGCAACGCGATCACCCCCGGTAAGGGATTCCGCAACGGGCCCTTCGCCTCCGAGATCGAGCTGCGCGAAGTGGTCGACATGGCCCGCGAGCGCGGCGTCGTCGCCGACGACGAACGCCGGATGATCCAGTCGGTGTTCGAACTCGGCGACACCGCGGCCCGCGCCGTGATGGTGCCGCGCACCGAGATGGTGTGGATCGAAGCCGACAAGACCGCCGCGCAGGCGATGTCGCTGGCCGTGCGGTCCGGGCATTCCCGGATTCCGGTGGTCGGCGAGAACGTCGACGACGTGCTGGGCGTGGTGTACCTGAAAGACCTTGTCCCGTACGCCGATCGCAGCCGCAAGGTGACCGTGCGCGAGGTCATGCGGCCCGCGGTGTTCGTCCCCGACTCCAAGCCGCTCGACGATCTGCTCGACGAGATGCAGCGCCGCCGCAACCACATGGCCCTGCTGATCGACGAATACGGCGGCATCGCCGGCCTGGTCACCATCGAGGACGTGCTCGAGGAGATCGTCGGCGAGATCGCCGACGAGTACGACACCGACGAGACCCCGCCCGTGGAGGACCTCGGCGACGGCCGCTACCGGGTGTCGGCCCGGCTGTCGGTGGAGGACCTCGGCGAGCTGTACGGGCTCGAGATCGAGGACGAGGACGTCGACACGGTGGGCGGCCTGCTGGCGCACGAGCTGGGCCGCGTCCCGCTGCCCGGTTCGAAGGTGACCGTCCACGGGCTGGTGCTGCGGGGCGAGGGCGGCGCCGACGCGCGCGGCCGGATGCGGGTCAACACGGTGCTGGTGCGCCGGGACACCCCGGAGAAGGACAAGAAGGCCGACAACGGCCGCCAGAGCAGGACCAACGGCACCGACGAGACCGCCGCGCCCACGGCGGCCACGGTGCCCGACGACAACGGAGAAACCCATGAGTGA
- the era gene encoding GTPase Era, with protein sequence MAEKEFRSGFVCFVGRPNTGKSTLTNALVGTKIAITSSRPQTTRHTIRGIVHRDHAQLILVDTPGLHRPRTLLGQRLNDLVRDTYSEVDVIAVCIPADEKIGPGDRWIVEQIKMMAPKTTVLGVVTKIDKVSRDQVAHQLMAVSQLLGPEAEVVPVSAVKGEQVEVLVDVIAAKMPEGPAFYPDGEITDEPEETLMAELIREAALEGVRDELPHSLAVVIEEIQPYEANEDMLEVHALLYVERPSQKAIIIGKNGSRLKEVGTNARKQIEHILGTRIYLNLHVKVAKDWQRDPKQLGKLGF encoded by the coding sequence GTGGCTGAGAAGGAATTCCGCTCCGGCTTCGTCTGTTTCGTCGGCCGCCCGAACACCGGCAAGTCGACGCTGACCAACGCGCTGGTCGGCACGAAGATCGCGATCACCTCCTCGCGCCCGCAGACCACCCGGCACACCATCCGCGGCATCGTGCACCGTGACCATGCCCAGCTGATCCTGGTCGACACCCCCGGTTTGCACCGTCCGCGCACGCTGCTCGGCCAGCGGCTCAACGACCTCGTCCGCGACACCTACTCCGAGGTCGACGTGATCGCGGTGTGCATCCCGGCCGACGAGAAGATCGGCCCCGGCGACCGCTGGATCGTCGAGCAGATCAAGATGATGGCGCCCAAGACCACCGTGCTCGGCGTGGTCACCAAGATCGACAAGGTGAGCCGCGACCAGGTCGCGCACCAGCTGATGGCGGTCTCGCAGCTGCTCGGCCCCGAGGCCGAGGTCGTGCCGGTCTCGGCGGTCAAGGGCGAGCAGGTCGAGGTGCTGGTCGACGTGATCGCCGCGAAGATGCCCGAGGGCCCCGCGTTCTACCCGGACGGCGAGATCACCGACGAGCCGGAGGAAACCCTCATGGCCGAGCTGATCCGCGAGGCCGCGCTGGAGGGCGTGCGCGACGAGCTGCCGCACTCGCTGGCCGTGGTCATCGAGGAGATCCAGCCGTACGAGGCCAACGAGGACATGCTCGAGGTGCATGCCCTGCTGTATGTCGAGCGGCCGAGCCAGAAGGCGATCATCATCGGCAAGAACGGGTCCCGGCTCAAGGAAGTGGGCACCAACGCCCGCAAGCAGATCGAGCACATCCTCGGCACCCGGATCTACCTGAACCTGCACGTGAAGGTGGCCAAGGACTGGCAGCGCGACCCCAAACAGCTGGGGAAGCTGGGCTTTTGA
- a CDS encoding ABC transporter substrate-binding protein — MPDANDVGKLLELLRALEIPDTKPRVLRTLLRGRRILPRPIVELVGVQGHSALVADLYSWLGESGGRRATPRAKIDLHAPDLPRTTLTPDLSAVSSHDDQEIAGHCLPIIQQLVAGFAADDTAMGAIKFPRYRTADWLTRQRVTSDESEAPDELRRRLPKLLRSGSPTSRSDTAEGVAGDTLSRVVFGVLALWPVLRLWLWVSGRIPGMSKVTRWFLHQRYLAPELSGSFLGFASRLTASHRVDENEEQVAKLLIHAFLEDLRDAYRRRIWRPSSWRRTAYPVALLGGLAEGSDGARILTWINEIRNETGHFDPLVLVAFRDEGPNREVGELGHIGELRSLRTLESLADQPSPQPPDPLQTWVREIDNRRTHRQADAWFLPLRALLPADVPPKISDARFRGLALPPAPPMAARSWFVGLCVLIPIVLAVAAALVYFPPLRGAPCSQWPWTGGVSVSLRDGECVGYSDNTRQIFADDPELTAMQREVFRLNGVAREAKEHNPNRPLVSLVYFAGLSYADANVRYPHAQVEELAGLAVQQRRALLASDESEPLLRVVIANGGSDMRQAGWVVEHKLRGLVADDPSVLGVVGIDRSTDETRGAITRLGELGVPAVATTLSADGLDQASPLYFQAAPSNTVQARLIADYVQGAREPNGTPRYDKVTIYHPEAADDLYVTTLVADLEAELRKRGVAQNSLSWREQQQLYRFAAPCETENFDRRTLLFFAGRNDDFPTFAKSVSRGCLSGAGPAILGNDAVTRLITDQRATAALPANLTVRYVAKAAPVMLGGADCVGGIGKLGSQPVPFEHEQLCVELAGLIQELRGYPGLDDYRPTWAGDRTGLAFDVSGLFLQAVRSSRGVLADLPPNRTAIAVQLRESDYRGVTGTLGFSTRRVADGSSIAVLVTTAVGAAGPQRCLMMFPRQTGQDGCPAGTKSDLEGWAEPGR; from the coding sequence GTGCCCGATGCCAATGATGTCGGCAAACTGCTGGAATTGCTGCGGGCGCTGGAGATCCCCGACACCAAGCCGCGGGTGCTGCGCACGCTGCTGCGTGGCCGCCGCATCTTGCCCCGGCCGATCGTGGAACTGGTCGGGGTGCAGGGGCATTCGGCGCTGGTCGCCGATCTCTACAGCTGGCTGGGCGAATCCGGCGGCCGGCGCGCCACCCCGCGCGCCAAGATCGACCTGCACGCCCCCGACCTGCCACGGACCACGCTCACACCCGATCTCAGCGCCGTCAGTTCGCACGACGATCAGGAGATCGCCGGGCACTGCCTGCCGATCATCCAGCAGCTGGTCGCGGGTTTCGCGGCCGACGACACCGCGATGGGCGCGATCAAGTTCCCGCGCTACCGCACCGCCGACTGGCTGACCAGGCAGCGCGTCACCAGCGACGAATCCGAGGCGCCGGACGAGCTGCGCCGCAGGCTGCCCAAGCTGCTGCGCAGCGGGTCGCCGACGAGCCGGTCCGACACCGCCGAAGGCGTTGCCGGCGATACCCTTTCGCGGGTGGTCTTCGGCGTGCTCGCGCTGTGGCCCGTGCTGCGACTGTGGCTGTGGGTGTCCGGGCGCATTCCGGGCATGTCGAAGGTGACCAGGTGGTTCCTGCACCAGCGGTATCTGGCGCCCGAATTGTCGGGAAGCTTCCTGGGTTTCGCCTCGCGGCTGACCGCCTCGCACCGGGTGGACGAGAACGAGGAGCAGGTCGCCAAGCTGCTCATCCACGCCTTCCTCGAGGACCTGCGCGACGCCTACCGGCGCCGGATCTGGCGGCCGTCGAGCTGGCGGCGCACCGCCTATCCGGTGGCGCTGCTCGGTGGGCTGGCCGAGGGCAGCGACGGCGCGCGGATTCTCACCTGGATCAACGAGATCAGGAACGAGACCGGTCACTTCGACCCGCTGGTGCTCGTCGCCTTCCGGGACGAAGGTCCCAACCGCGAGGTCGGCGAGCTCGGGCACATCGGTGAGCTGCGGTCGCTGCGCACGCTGGAGAGCCTGGCCGACCAGCCGTCACCGCAGCCGCCGGACCCGCTGCAGACCTGGGTGCGTGAGATCGACAATCGCCGCACCCACCGGCAGGCCGACGCCTGGTTCCTGCCGCTGCGCGCGCTGCTCCCGGCCGACGTTCCGCCGAAGATCAGCGATGCCCGCTTCCGCGGCTTGGCCCTACCGCCCGCTCCGCCGATGGCGGCGCGTAGCTGGTTCGTCGGACTGTGCGTGCTTATCCCGATCGTGCTGGCCGTGGCCGCCGCGCTGGTGTACTTCCCGCCGCTGCGCGGTGCGCCGTGCTCGCAGTGGCCGTGGACCGGCGGCGTCTCGGTGAGCCTGCGCGACGGTGAGTGCGTCGGCTACAGCGACAACACCCGGCAGATCTTCGCCGACGATCCCGAGCTCACGGCGATGCAGCGCGAGGTGTTCCGGCTCAACGGTGTCGCGCGGGAAGCCAAGGAGCACAACCCGAACCGCCCGCTGGTCTCGCTGGTGTACTTCGCCGGCCTCAGCTACGCCGATGCCAATGTGCGCTACCCGCACGCCCAGGTGGAGGAGCTGGCCGGGCTCGCGGTGCAGCAGCGGCGCGCGCTGCTGGCGTCGGACGAGTCCGAACCCTTGCTGCGCGTGGTGATCGCCAACGGCGGCTCGGACATGCGCCAGGCCGGCTGGGTGGTCGAGCACAAGCTGCGCGGCCTGGTGGCCGACGATCCCAGTGTGCTCGGTGTGGTCGGCATCGACCGCAGTACCGACGAGACCCGCGGCGCCATCACCCGGCTGGGCGAACTGGGCGTCCCCGCGGTGGCGACGACGCTGTCGGCCGACGGCCTGGACCAGGCCTCCCCGCTGTATTTCCAGGCCGCGCCGAGCAATACCGTGCAGGCCCGGCTCATCGCCGACTACGTGCAGGGTGCGCGGGAACCGAACGGGACGCCCCGCTACGACAAGGTGACGATCTACCACCCCGAGGCGGCCGACGATCTGTACGTGACTACCCTGGTCGCCGACCTGGAGGCCGAACTCCGCAAACGCGGTGTCGCCCAGAACAGTCTGAGCTGGCGCGAACAGCAGCAGCTGTATCGCTTCGCGGCGCCCTGCGAGACGGAGAACTTCGACCGGCGCACCCTGCTGTTCTTCGCGGGCCGCAACGACGATTTCCCGACCTTCGCCAAGTCGGTCAGCCGGGGCTGCCTCAGCGGGGCGGGTCCGGCGATCCTCGGCAACGACGCGGTGACCCGTCTGATCACCGACCAGCGGGCCACCGCCGCCCTGCCCGCCAATCTCACGGTGCGCTACGTGGCCAAGGCCGCGCCGGTGATGCTCGGTGGCGCCGATTGTGTCGGCGGCATCGGCAAACTCGGCAGTCAGCCGGTGCCGTTCGAGCACGAACAGCTCTGTGTCGAACTGGCCGGGCTCATCCAGGAACTGCGCGGCTATCCGGGACTGGACGACTACCGGCCGACCTGGGCAGGCGACCGCACCGGCCTGGCCTTCGATGTGAGCGGGCTGTTCCTGCAGGCCGTGCGCAGCAGTCGCGGGGTGCTCGCGGACCTGCCGCCGAACCGGACGGCGATCGCGGTGCAGTTGCGCGAGAGCGACTATCGCGGTGTCACCGGCACACTGGGGTTCTCGACGCGCCGCGTCGCCGACGGGTCGTCGATCGCGGTCCTGGTCACCACGGCGGTCGGTGCGGCAGGCCCGCAACGCTGCCTGATGATGTTCCCGCGCCAGACCGGTCAGGACGGGTGCCCGGCCGGGACGAAGAGTGATCTCGAAGGCTGGGCCGAACCGGGGAGGTAG